From Polyodon spathula isolate WHYD16114869_AA unplaced genomic scaffold, ASM1765450v1 scaffolds_2470, whole genome shotgun sequence:
ATGAATGGTGAATGTTGTGTTCTTTTGATTATACCAAGTATGCTAAAAGATACCTAGAACATGGATACTAGATGATCTGTCAGATAATCCATTCATGGGGCATGTGGGTTGTTTACAGCCATCTTCATAAGGGAAATAAACACTATATAGATCACAGAACATGGATTACTAAAATCACACTTTTTTATTTgccttaaatcttgtatttgagCTTTCTTTAATTAGCAATGTGTCGATTTAAGTGCCCCTTACTCctcccaacacacacaaacacaaatgtatGAGATTTACAGATCAGTAAACACTGAATGAGTGTTTGCAGTATCCCTGCAATCCTGTGCATGGAGACAGCTGTGGTAACCTCAAGGGGCTGGCATCTCACAAAGTCACAGTGACTGAAAGGAAAAGCTGTTACCAATTGCAAGAATGTGTCTGTTAGAATAATCTGTTAAGTGCCAGTGATCATATCAGTTGAGAGGAATATGCTAACAAAGCGGTCACCCCTATAGCCACAACAGCCTCGAGGCCTACTTTACAAAACAGAGTGAAAGTTATTGTTAGACTGGCTGTGTACACTATGTGCAACTGGAGACATCGCCTGGAATTCCTTAATAACTAACCAGTGATCAAACCAAAggagttttatttgtataatcaaTTTGAAGGTGTTTTCCCCTAATATGatctcccttaaaaaaaaaaaaaaaaaaaaagtttactattATACAAGATGCCTCTAACAATGATTACATTTGCAACCCGTTAATAACGGGTTTGGGTCGATATATGTGTGTTTGCTTTAGGAATACCTTGTTTATAAAGCAGTAGTTCCTACTTTCAGAGAATCCTTTTCTGGTACGAAGACCTGCATAAAGGGCAGATATGCCTCTCGTCTACACAGAAGTCTTCAAAGGCCTTTAGACAGTTGTGGTGGAAAATGTGTGAGCAAGATAAAAGCACAGTCTGTCGCAAAGAAAGGTGTGTATCATTATCACCAGATGTAGTTGGGTGTAAGATGCTGCTGATGTGACACAGTGGGGTAATACAAATCGGGCAATCACTGGTCTCCCGCAATACAGcctgaaacaaaaaagaacatgacataaaagtattgtattgtgcatttaaaaatacacatccTTAAAGCTTTGCATACAATATTGTCCATAGTGTTTtaaccatttcaaaataaactccttttacatgagaacaggacacttttttttttttcatacatattTATACAGCACCTCAGattgggacctaggagtcccatGAGGTTCCAGTGTGATTTCCGGCTGCATATGTTAACACACGGCGCTAAGATAAgacaggactgaaagggttaaagcaaaTCTGTTCACCcttttgtataaataatacaattccaaattaaaaacagtaacacaccTTTAGCTGTATTTCCTCCCATGTTTCCTCAGAGATTTCCGACCCACACTCTTTCTCAAACTGGAGCAGAACACCTTTACTTGATGCCACAGAGTCGTCTATTTCAGAGAAGAACTCATCAATGTTGGTATCACACGACTTTAAAAAGCTATCGTTCATTTCCTGAAGCTGAAATGGTAAAACAAAATAGCATACCACCGTAAGAAACAGTATATTAGACAGCATAATGTTATTGGCTTCCATTGTGTATTATTCCTTTAACtttctgtaaaaacattttaacaaagaaaGGCTGAACAACATGAACACCTGTGTAAAGAACACAAAGTAATGAATGATCTACAAGCGTTTACTGCAAgctgtttgattttaaatgttttcttttaaatgcagtctTTGTTTATGCAATTGCTTGTGGCCAGATAGTGTGCCCAGTTTGAAATACACCCCAACTAAAGAAACAACATTAGCCATGTTAACAAACAGGAACCACCTATTGAGGAAAGAGCCGACACATCAGACAAGCATTTACAATCAACTCAGTTTTATCTCTAGTTACACAACtgacaataattaaaaaacaaattaaaaaagcaatacgATCACCTATGGTAAAGTTGTCCAAACAAAAGTTTCCAGGTGAACTTTGTCCAGCATGGTGAGGGAAGGGGAGAGTTTTTCAAGTGATCCATCTTAATGTCAGCAAATTGCCTACTAATGTGTTGACTTATGGTAAGGCCTCAAGAGTAAAATGAAAAGGCTGGAATTCACAGCATATCAGTGCATCGACTGATAAGCTTGTACTTGTTTAATATCCTCCAAAACCTGCTCCTTGGTGCCACTGCAAGTTAGCAACAGAATGTTTGCCATCTCTGTGTGATAAAGGAAGTCCGCCAACTAAGCAAACCTCAAGACCATTATTTTGTTTGCCGAGATCTAAATTAAAATTGCTGGAGAAGTcttgtgagaaaagccacagTCAGCCGCATCATTCTTACAAATGACTCCAACTGCCTCCTCAAAGAACTGTCAATACAGCAAACGCAGCTGAGGATATTGTGATGTgtctgaatagatttaattgctGCAATAAATGACTGAACTACAATTATGTGACATGTGCAAGCAAAGTTTATAGATAAAGATCAAAGACGTGTTCCACTGGGCTGTAGGTGACACTTTGGTTATATGTTATTAGCATAACGCTTCAAATGACATTGTGGACCCCTTTGATCTGAATTGAGGAACCCAAATAGATTAATGGGAAATACTACTGTATCACCACCAATACAGAAAAACATAGTCCAGCACCATCCAAACCATTTAATCTTTTCCCAATAAAGGATTTAGTTCAGTTAAAGAAAGGTCAGCAATTCCTCTGCGGTCTCGCTGTGCTGGTAATAAAGGACGTGTGAACATCAAATAAGTTCAAATATGTTGTGCTGATGCAGTGGCAGAACTCTTTCTAAGAACTCAAAGCAAAGCCCTAGCCCAGAGTACAGTAGAGGACTCAACAGAGGTCCTGTCCACGCCATGGATATTAACTCCAAGGCCATGGGACAGTTTAGACAAAGAGCAAGAGTACTTACTGGCTAATTTCAATACaaccccccataaaaaaaaaagaaacctaagtGGATGAATAATGTATAAATATCTTCAAATCAAGTTCTGACTACTGACACTCATTCTTTAAATCTTTAGGTGGTTATGATTGTGAACATGGTAAGAAAAAATGAATGCAAGGGACAGTTACTTAATTCATATCCGGCAGactaaaatacatgtttcaatgaCAGCTGTCAGTAAGTCAGTGCTGTGAAGTACTCAAGGTTGAAAGTGGCTTCTGGCTGCCAGACAAATTGCTCCAAACCAGGGTAACTGAGGGAAGGATTATTTCTTACAGTGCTATTTGAAACTGAGGTGTATTTAACAGTAATGGATCATTTGGTCTAAAATTGAGGACAGATATTTAAAAATCAGTAAGTTACTTAAAGGGAATTTCACAGTGAATCCGTACTAATGGTTGCTTTAGACGTAACATTATTCTCACATTAACCAAGCTGTTGTAAAGAGTAGCCAGCTGCAGCCATGTAAACAGCTTCACAAGAATCCTGTATTCGGTAGCAATCTCATATTCCATTTCAGACAAGCGTTAGCCTCACTCACTATGCATTATAAATTGGTATCTCTTTAAAATTATTCTAAAATCATAATCTgtgtactgtaactgtactgAATTCTGAGTCTGAATTGATAACATCTCACCATGAAGGGCATTCCATCACTAACAGCAATTTGTGATCTCTGCATGAGGTTACTATCATACATTCTGAAGTGTTTATCTG
This genomic window contains:
- the LOC121310778 gene encoding RING finger protein 32-like, with the translated sequence RLKCVCQVCLQAFERFSGKKTCPLCRKELYETRDIHDGARLYKTKCATRIQACWRAYIVRKWYSHLRKTVPPKDTKLRRNFFEQKLQEMNDSFLKSCDTNIDEFFSEIDDSVASSKGVLLQFEKECGSEISEETWEEIQLKAVLRETSDCPICITPLCHISSILHPTTSGDNDTHLSLRQTVLLSCSHIFHHNCLKAFEDFCVDERHICPLCRSSYQKRIL